Genomic DNA from Coffea arabica cultivar ET-39 chromosome 7e, Coffea Arabica ET-39 HiFi, whole genome shotgun sequence:
GGCAaacatgaagaaaagaaaacggtGCTACCCAGCCATTAAAACTTGGTGGGGTGGGAGACAAACGTCAaacatgaagaaaagaaaacggtGCCACCCAGCCATTAAAATTTGGTGGgaaccttgcctcccaccaaatGTCACATTTAAAGTGGCTTGGGTTCAAAAAAATTCAACCAGATGCGTAGTGCATCCGTCTGATCCGGTAATAGTTCAGTTCCTTCTGAATTATTCTTGGATTTCCTTAGCTCCGCCCTCTCCCTTTAATATAGAATAAATTAGGTTATACAACAGTTATcgtttcccaaaaaaaaaaaagaagaaaagaaaagaaaagaaaacggtgCCAACGTGCAATTACCGTTTTTaacaaggaggaggaggagtaaATCCTCTAGTTTGGACGTTCTCTTTTCAGCTCCACAAAATAGGTAGTAGTACTAAATTATATGCTTCGGACAAAAAAGGGCTTGAACGCGGTCTTTCTAGCCCCAACACGACATGGCCATCATAGTCCTTCAATCTCAAAAGTACTGATAAAGTCAGTTGTTCTTCGCCACGTGGCATTCTGTTCCTCAAGAAAACTCATCTCCCTCTTgggttttttatttcttttattccacTGCAAATTTACGGAATGTTTGATTTCCAAGTTTTATTAGCACATAAAGAAATTTTAGTACACAGttggaaaaagaaggaaacagCGGCTACTGCTGACATCAAACCATTAACAGCAAGCATCAGATCTTGCAGCCAAAGAGAAGCTTCTCTTTACAGACTCACTACTTCTCTCTCCAGCTTGGTGACCACCGGGAGTTGATAAACAAAAATCAGAGATGAATTGGCGAAGACTAAAGAAACCAGAGATAGGATCATAATGAATGCTCGACGTATCAGCATCTTTTTGACTCTAACACTGATTGCATCTTTCACAACCCAGTCCCCCAAAGCATCCGCTGCAGGCCATGTGTCTCAAGATTTGATTGCACGCGAAAAGCTGAGGAGAATTCTACACCAACCCCTGTACCCAGTGACTTCAGCACCCCCGCCGGAGTCAGTCCCACCACCGCCTTCGCCTCCACCGCCCACACCAGCCAACCCTGAGTTTCCTAATCCAGACCAGCCCTTTTTCCCTGAAGTACCCACTGGCCCAACACCAGATCAGGCTCGACCATCCCCGCAAGCACCGGCAAATGCGACGGCGGTGCCTAATCCGGTTGCCACTCCGGCACAGTTGTCCAAGCCGACTAAGAAAGTTGCAATTGCTATCTCAGTTGGGATTGTCACGCTGGGGATGTTGTCAGCATTGGCATTCTACCTCTACAGGCACAGGGCGAAACACCCTGATGATTCTCAGAAGCTGGTTGGGGGGAATTCACAGACGATCAACGAGGAGTCGCGATTGCCCCCATCTACTTTCCTGTATATTGGGACGGTCGAGCCCTCAGCGCAAACATCAGTGAGCGAAACCAATGCTCCAAATGGCTCACCTTATAGAAAATTAAGTTCAGTCAAAAGATCCGATCGCTATAGGCCAAGCCCAGACCTTCAACCTTTGCCACCGTTAACCAAACCTCCGCCCCCTCCGGCCATAAATTCACCACCACCCATGTCATCATCTGATGAGGAGAGTCATGACACCGCTTTTTACACCCCACAGGGCTCGTCTGTGAGCAACGAGGAAGGGTCTTATACTCCCGGTTCCCGTCAGAATCAACGAAGCAATAACACTAGCCTGGTGACTCAGTCCAGGGCTGAAACTCATGTCAATAGCTCTGTTCCTCATTCCAAGAGAACATCACCAAAATCTCGTCTTCTTGCTTCATCACCTGATGTTAGTAGGCATGCCATCATACCTTCAATCAAGCAGCCTCCAGCTCCTCCTCCACCTCCGCCGCCGCCACCACCACGAACTAATCTAGAACAGCCACCTCAGCTATCTCAGCTTGAGCTCAGCAAACCAGCAATTCCATATGCTCCCAAACGCCCAAAATTTTCAGCCCCACCTCCACCACCAGACATGGCCCGGCTCCAACTAATAAGCAGCCAAGGCCAGGATACATCCAAAGCCCCattaccaccaccaccacctcctcctcctcctcctcctcctcctcctcctctgctACTTCCAACACCACGAAAAAGTGCTGCTCCAGCAATGCACACACCTCCAGTGGCTCCCAGACAACCAAAACTGCGAAAATCTGGGAGCCCCAGTCCAAAAACAACTGAAGTTGAGAAACTAGGACCTGAAGAAGAATTTAATGATGGTACAAATTCTTCAGAGAGGCATGATGGTGATGACATGGATGGACTGAGACCCAAGTTGAAACCTTTGCACTGGGACAAAGTGCGAGCAACCTCAGACCGAGCCACAGTGTGGGACCAACTAAAATCTAGCTCCTTCCAGTTAAGTGGATGCATCCAGAACACAGGGGTACTAATAGTTAAGTACTATTATCTGAcaagaaaaacttatttttctaTCTTTGCAGACTGAATGAGGACATGATGGAGTCTCTTTTTGGATGTAATTCTGCTGCTTCAGTTCCAAAAGAAGCCACTAGGAAGTCGGTCCTCCCTCCAGTTGAACAGGAGAATAAAGTACTGGATCCAAAGAAATCACAGAATATAGCGATACTGTTGAGAGCACTGAATGTGACAAGGGAGGAGGTTTCTGAAGCACTTATAGATGGTATGTATCTTAGAAACAAATGGGAATCCTCAAAAGTTTTGGGAGAACATAGGAATGTGAAAGAAGTTCATTTAATTTATCATTTCTATATCTAATAAATCATTAGCCACGCGACCTGATTACTACTTCTATTAgtctaaaatttaaaaacagaaaaattttcgGCAATTGTAATTTGCAAAAAGAAGGGATATTAAAATGCACTTCATAGAAATTACTTATTTTTACTTGATAGAAACTACCCCCTCCTTTGGTTTACTACTCTGCCATAAGATAATTCATATCCTCCTAAATAGTACTAGTTGTCATCAGACAGCAATTCTCCCAGTCATCTTCTTATGCTTCAAATGTAATACTTTATGGTACCTATCTacttcaaattttacattttacaCTTATCTCCCCAGTATCTGGTAAGTTGTTAATTTAAATCTTTTTAGCACAATTAAATCCAAATAACAAAATACTTCATCAAGTATGTGCCATCTAAAACAACAATGTGCTTGATTGGTGGCAACTTCACCTACAACTTGTCAGACATTTGGGCATTCCTATTTCGAATAGTAAATGGGGAGAGGGAAGAGCAGGATGCAACACACATGCAGAGAAAACAAACACACGAACTAAACatttttctccatttgctgaACCACCACCTGCACAATGGTTCCCTTCTTAGTTACAATAATGGACAACTAATGACATAAGAGTGACGCTGATGACATGCACCATCAAATACTAATAATTGAAAGAACTGAGTGTGGGCTGGGGAGTGGAAGCAGCTCTatccattttcttcctctctgCAACCCACAACAGTTTCACTGTTTCATGCTGGCGTAGTATACCTAGCAATGAAATCAGGAGGTATAAAACCAAATGCCCAATTCAAGATTTTTGTACTTGGTTTATTATGGTTCCTAATTCATGAAACTACTTTTTGGGAAAGCCCATGTTTTTCCATTACCTTGTCATATGGTGTGTGTATTTATTGCAACAGGCAATCCAGAAGGATTGGGTCCTGAACTTCTGGAGACTTTGGTCAAGATGGCTCCAACCAAAGAGGAAGAAATAAAACTCAAGAACTACGATGGTGAATCCTCTAGACTAGGGTCAGCAGAGCGGTTCCTCAAGGCTATTCTTGATGTACCATTTGCCTTCAAAAGAGTGGAAGCCATGCTATACCGTGCAAACTTTGATGTGGAAGTAAACTACTTGAGAAAATCCTTTCAAACACTAGAGGTACAATTTGCAAATCAACTAGAGTTGGTTTCTGCGGTGACAAGACTAGACGTTTTATTCCTAACAATCATGTAAAATGCATTCAACTTCCACTGCTAATGCTAGTTTATCAAGTGTTATAGTTATAATATCattttaagaatttttcgaCTTGTGGAATAATGCATATTATTTATCAGGAGGCAAGTCAAGAACTGAAGAACAGCAGGCTATTCCTCAAACTCCTTGAAGCTGTCCTCAGGACAGGAAATCGCATGAATGTAGGAACTAATCGTGGTGATGCCAGGGCCTTCAAACTTGATACTCTGCTAAAATTAGTGGACATAAAAGGAACAGATGGGAAGACAACATTGCTTCACTTTGTGGTCCAAGAAATTATTAGATCAGAAGGTGCAGGTTCTGAGCCAACAAATGAAAATATTGCACATAAAACAAATCTGAAAGTCAAAGAGGATGATTTTGAGAAGCAAGGTCTGCAGGTTGTTGCGGGACTTAGCAAGGAACTTGGGAATGTCAAAAAGGCAGCAGCAATGGACTCAGATGTTCTCAGCAGTTATGTCTCCAAGCTAGAAATTGGACTTGAGAAAGTTAGATTAGTTTTACAATATGAGAAACCAAGCATGCAAGGTAAATTTTTTGAATCAATGAAGAAGTTTCTAGAAGAAGCAGAAGGGGAAATTCTCCTCATTAAGGATGAAGAGCAGACGGCCTTGTCCTTAGTAAAGGAGGTTACAGAATACTTTCACGGCAATGCAGCGAAAGAAGAGGCCCATCCTTTCAGGATCTTTGTGATTGTAAGAGATTTTCTCTCTATTCTGGATAACGTATGCAAAGAAGTTGGGAGACTGCAGGATAGATCAATAGTTATGGGTACAGGCAGATCATTCAGAATGCCTGCAACTGCATCATTGCCAGTCCTTAGCAGATACAATGCAAGACAAGATAGAAGCTCCGATGATGATAGCTCATCTCCTTAGGATTTGAAGAAGGTAGCACAGCAAAGGACAACATGTTATGGGTTCAAGCTAGTGACCAAGAAGATAAGGTGTGAATTATCTCATTACTTCAGCTGTATTCAGCATGAAAAGGGCCTTCATGAGTATTGCATGGACAGGGAAAGATCAACCAATCTGCTAGTCAACCCTTAATATAAGAATAAAAGACTTGAGCAAAAGCCGAAGCAAAATAAGGTGCAATACAATGACATGATACAGTATCAAGTGCAGTCGAACGCAAAGCAATTCAGTAGTTTAAGAGATGATGGTAAAGGACTGGAGGGACAGCCTAAGTTATTGTCCAACACATATACCAGTAGGTAAGACATTTTTGTATTGTATACACATATTCAAAGAATCATAAAACGAAATGCCACGCAAAATGGTAGTATTACATAAACGCAGTTTTGATTTCATAATAATCAAGCATAAGAAAATTCTTTCTGTACTTCTGTCTGACTAGTTAAATTGCCTAACTTCGGCCTGCCCACGTTAAATAGGGGAGAAGCATTCGATATCTTTAGCATGAAAAGGGACTGACTAGATGTAAAATTGCAGTTGTTATCCCAGTCAATTCGTATCAGAAACGTACAATGTGAACTCGTGAGTCATGATGTCTTCTAGATTATGTATATTCCTTCAATTTAAGCAGAAGTTGGCAAGCAGGATAGAGCAGACAGACATGGAGATGGCAATGGAAATTATGACAGACAGAGATGAAGACGGCAATGGAAATGCAACCCGCCAAAACAGTCTCAAACCCTCTATGGAAAAATTATGACAGACTATATGAGCAATTAGTTGTCACCCCAGTTAACAACCTTGCTCGAAGTGAAACATGAAGAGGACAAAAATCAGACTAATAAATTAGAAAAGGGTACCAGTATTGGTTGGCCAAGCACATTTTTCCGGAATCTAGGGCAGGAGAATTCCAGCTTCCATTAGTCCTTTCctaactcctttttttttttttggcgtttAAATCTAGAAAGTAACAAAGGTCATATTGGGTAAGGTAAGGCAGTGGGCGACCGGAGATGTGCAATTGAGGGAGGGAAAGGCTCgaaaatgagcacaagaggacCGCATAGCGCAGTGGATTAGCGCGTTTGACTTCGGATCAAAAGGTCGTGGGTTCGACTCCCACTGTGGTCGATGGCCCGCTGTGTTTTGCGATTAGAAATTCAGAACAGGAGGCAACAAGGGACCAGCTAATCAAAAGATTAGCATGTCTTTTGCTGATCGTGATTAAATCAAAATGTGGCCGTTACCACTATGAGAGATGtaattaaatttataaaatCACAGATGTCCAAATTGCATTTTATTCCAAAGGtgtgaaatatatatatactttttcGTGCTTTCCGGCAACCAAATCTTCAGGCTAGATGGTGATTTTTCAGGTGATAGATCAATTACGAAGTCCTCCTCAACAATCAATATGACAATATCCAACCTGCCGCCAATTTGTTGAAGATGGTGGATCTGGGAAGTCGCTTGTCAGTGCAAAAATTCTACCGGAGATTTAATTGGACCGACTGCAACTTGGTGAATACGGTCAAGATCAGGGAAGTGAATGatgacaatttatttatttttcttcttttcggCGAATACGGCCAAGAAGTGAGGCGAACGATTGTTGAACGTTTTCCTTTCAATTTCAACTTCCAACGTAGCGCCTTTTTTTCCTCAAGTCCAAAtcaccctcttttttttttttcttttcagctGTTTCGCAATTGGAGTATGGGTTTCCACAATCGTTCATGACAGTTGTAcaatatactccctccgtcccactttaatagttctgtttcttttttcacacagtttaagaaaaaatagttaattttattgaaaaagtaaatttagattgctattttcttaaaataccctcacattaaatagagtacaactttatgagaacttgaattgatggtaaaaaaagaatcaactctcattaaataggATAGGTTTATAGTAATAGCAACTTACATTGGATaagaatattttaaaaaaattaaaatacaactacatttttcaattggaaagtggactacaatttgggacagacgaaaaaggaaaacaggactatcaatgTGGAATGGAACGGAGGAAGTATCAATGATGGTAATGCACGTTGCATCCTTACATAGCAGCTGTATACATTAACCAAAAAATTAGGGTTAAAAATGATATGTAACTTTTAAAATTACAGAATAACCATTTCATTTTTCTAGACTTAGAATGtgtaaaaaattaatttctacGACGATAATGTGCATATTAATAtgataaaatatataaagtatTAACACGTAAAAGATATCTTTTAACACGTTTTACCTTCACGGGTGGATGGTGTATCCTGACTCCTTAGTTGCAAAACACATTATTGTTTTTTGGAAATTATTTATGAAGTCCAATCAAAACCTTTGAATTCGTAAAATTACTCTCCATCTGATGGACCACGAATTTGACCTTAGAATTCGACTTGCAATCGTACAGCCCTTGAGGCTTTACCATTCATGTTCTTTCTTGCTATCAGTAGTTACCTTTCAAGAACGGATCCAAGGAATAATGGAAAGGGACCATTCATGTTCTGGCTATCAGTAGTTACCTTAAAAATGAAATATCCAATTTGCTTATATATCAACACATTTTGTAAAAGCTTCTTGCACACTGGAAGAATTGTACTAATCAAATATTGATTTTGCAATTAAGCACTCGTGCGGTCATGATGATTCCAGAGAGAAGAATGGAGCTCCCGAAATGCTCTTGGATCTCACTATCTTTCTGACCAATATCCTCCACTTAAGCTCGTCCTTCTTGTTCTCTCTCCTTCTCTTGTGCTTGAAATTCCTGAAACGGATGTCTCAAGTGTTAATAGAAGCTTCAAGAGTGATCTTATTTGAACTGTGCTGAACACTAATTCTCATGCCATCAAAAACCGGTTAAATTTGGCAGTTTTAATAATGGAAATGGGGCAAAATTGCACACATTTCTGCTTTTTTGTGATCAAGATACGAgacacaaaaagaaaagaagaaaactgggggagaagaaaaaaaaaagaacgaaaagaaaaagaaccaaagccaacCTGCACAAAGGAACTCTACAGATGTTTGGATTAGCACAAATTCGAGAATGCAATTCCAAGATTTTCCACAGCCTCTTGCAGTGAATGCAGCCACCAGGAACTCTTCTCTTACATCCAGCGAAATGGCGAACCAGCAGTTCAAGCCCCTTACAAGCGGCATACGGACAAGGTGATTGATCTTTCAGCACAATCTTATCAAGTGGACCAATGGTACGGCATCCATCTCTGAATATATGAACAACAGCCTCCATTGCCTCGTATAGTTGTTCATAAATTTTCCTCTCATTGATCTTCTTAACCCTGTAATCTTGCTTCTGAAAATCAAATTGGCAAAACCATCCAGTTTAGAGAAACGAAACAAATTTCCGGGTCACTATAACTTAGAAGTGAGTAAGCAAGGATATGATAGAAGAAGAAATGCTTACGGCAGCTTCATCGATAATGGATTCAAGAATCTCCCTTTCAAGTACCGGGTGACTTTCCTTCATTACCTTCCATCCCTCAGTAACAGAAACGGGCTTGAAATTTTTGAGGATGAAACGGTGACAAATGAGGCTAAGGCGAGGCGCATCACACAGCATTGCAAGCTGAAAGATATCAATTACATTTTCTGTTGTCAGCAATCTGCGTTCTAGCCACCACTCACACAACTGCTTTAGCTGGGGAACCGCATAGGCATGTGACAAAGCCAAGAGATGCAGAGCATGTTcctggagtttgtcttcttcgTAGCTTCACAAAGAGCACAATAAATACTACAATGGTCAGCAGGCTAGTAGATATGTTACTAATTAAGTAATTATTCGAAGAAGAATTAGTAGGGGAGGAAGAAAATCTTTACCAGGAAGAGTATATGAATCGGATAAAAACTCGGATAGCTTCAGGTGGAACTCCCCGTATTGAGACTGACCGATGACGACCACGATTTTGGCCTTTTGTTTGTTTCAAGATCATCTTGAGAACAGGAGAGGCTACACCCTGTTGCAGACCACATTACATGAAGTTCAAGATCTATAGATtctatgcatatatatatttaggaCGAAATCCATTTCTCGAAAATGACGACTGATTGTGAAGAGAATACCATATTTCATCCCCCGTAAAGACAGTGAATGAAAATTAATTAAACGCATTCTGATCCAGAAAATGATTAAAGCGACTTTCCCATATTACTCAGCCGAGAATTTTGTATTCCATCCTTTTTAATCAAGAAAAGCACTCTAATTAATACTACAGAAAGTTCAAATTTGCACCGTCAAATGGAAACCGGTAAATTCAATAACTTACGAGAAAACTTGCGTGTGCATAGATGACGCCGCCATGATCCGTGTGAATTAAAACATCAGCTCGATAACCTCCATCAAATAGCCGGTCCAGTGCTGGATTTCCAGCCGTAGAAGCACGGCAACTTCCCCAATTCTGCGATGCCCTCGGGCTCAGTCTTTTCTGATGGAGGCTGGTTATTGCAGGATAGGGCAATGGAGGTGGGAGTGGGAGTGGGACTGGTGCTGTTTGTTCAGAAGTCAAGGAAGATTCCATGTCCCTGTGATTTCTCTTCACAAAACAGGGCCCCGAACTTCCCTTCTGCAGAGTTAttataaaagataaaattcaatATCTATTTTCTCAGAGACGTGAATTGCCGAATGCAATTTGGTTTATCTTGAGAAGAAGGATTAAATGCATCGTTTAGGGATTCACGTATTCTATGCATCTTTTACCGTGAACCCATTTCATCTCTAGTAAACATATTTGTCTTGCAGATGAATATTTCTAAATCTCTGGTACCTTTCATGGAGATATTAAAAGCTCTTTAAATGCAGAAGGGTCAGAGACTAATCAAAGGAGACATAAACCACGCTTACCTTTCTCTGTCTGTACAAGAAACACCAAACAAGACCGGCAAAAATGGCGACAGGGTTCGGTGTTCT
This window encodes:
- the LOC113701398 gene encoding BTB/POZ and TAZ domain-containing protein 4, which gives rise to MESSLTSEQTAPVPLPLPPPLPYPAITSLHQKRLSPRASQNWGSCRASTAGNPALDRLFDGGYRADVLIHTDHGGVIYAHASFLGVASPVLKMILKQTKGQNRGRHRSVSIRGVPPEAIRVFIRFIYSSCYEEDKLQEHALHLLALSHAYAVPQLKQLCEWWLERRLLTTENVIDIFQLAMLCDAPRLSLICHRFILKNFKPVSVTEGWKVMKESHPVLEREILESIIDEAAKQDYRVKKINERKIYEQLYEAMEAVVHIFRDGCRTIGPLDKIVLKDQSPCPYAACKGLELLVRHFAGCKRRVPGGCIHCKRLWKILELHSRICANPNICRVPLCRNFKHKRRRENKKDELKWRILVRKIVRSKSISGAPFFSLESS
- the LOC113702166 gene encoding formin-like protein 6, with translation MNARRISIFLTLTLIASFTTQSPKASAAGHVSQDLIAREKLRRILHQPLYPVTSAPPPESVPPPPSPPPPTPANPEFPNPDQPFFPEVPTGPTPDQARPSPQAPANATAVPNPVATPAQLSKPTKKVAIAISVGIVTLGMLSALAFYLYRHRAKHPDDSQKLVGGNSQTINEESRLPPSTFLYIGTVEPSAQTSVSETNAPNGSPYRKLSSVKRSDRYRPSPDLQPLPPLTKPPPPPAINSPPPMSSSDEESHDTAFYTPQGSSVSNEEGSYTPGSRQNQRSNNTSLVTQSRAETHVNSSVPHSKRTSPKSRLLASSPDVSRHAIIPSIKQPPAPPPPPPPPPPRTNLEQPPQLSQLELSKPAIPYAPKRPKFSAPPPPPDMARLQLISSQGQDTSKAPLPPPPPPPPPPPPPPPLLLPTPRKSAAPAMHTPPVAPRQPKLRKSGSPSPKTTEVEKLGPEEEFNDGTNSSERHDGDDMDGLRPKLKPLHWDKVRATSDRATVWDQLKSSSFQLNEDMMESLFGCNSAASVPKEATRKSVLPPVEQENKVLDPKKSQNIAILLRALNVTREEVSEALIDGNPEGLGPELLETLVKMAPTKEEEIKLKNYDGESSRLGSAERFLKAILDVPFAFKRVEAMLYRANFDVEVNYLRKSFQTLEEASQELKNSRLFLKLLEAVLRTGNRMNVGTNRGDARAFKLDTLLKLVDIKGTDGKTTLLHFVVQEIIRSEGAGSEPTNENIAHKTNLKVKEDDFEKQGLQVVAGLSKELGNVKKAAAMDSDVLSSYVSKLEIGLEKVRLVLQYEKPSMQGKFFESMKKFLEEAEGEILLIKDEEQTALSLVKEVTEYFHGNAAKEEAHPFRIFVIVRDFLSILDNVCKEVGRLQDRSIVMGTGRSFRMPATASLPVLSRYNARQDRSSDDDSSSP